In the genome of Raphanus sativus cultivar WK10039 chromosome 9, ASM80110v3, whole genome shotgun sequence, the window tattagtgtGTATgcttataaagaaaaaaaatggtcTTCTACTTGGTAGAAGGATGGAAGGGATTCAACTCCAAGGTCCAATACCAATCTTGCTCTTTGCCCCTACTTTATTGCAGACTGTGTGAGTAAAATTAAACATGAAACTTTCATTTGGACAGTCAAATCACACTTGTATTAACTgggttgttttttttaaaaaaaattgactttGCAGTGTACTAAAGCGCAATCAGTTAGATGGAACATTGGATTTTGGTACTACCACCTATAGCAAACAGTTAGAGCTTGTGGATTTacaaaacaatgaaataactaaatattataaaccAGCAGCTAATAAAGGCCTCCAAGTAGTGTATGTATCAGTTCACaaatattcttgtttttttcaaGTCAACTACTTATGATGTGTGTCAATATTTTCACAGATTGGCAGATAATCCAGTGTGCCAAGAAGCAGGGAACCGACAGAGTGACTTCTGCAGAACAATCCAACATAGTGCTAATATTTCTGTTCCACCAATAGTCTGTCCACCACCATGTACTGGTCAAGGCAGAGAATGGAGTCCAGCGTGCCGCTGTCTGTATCCAATCACAGGAATAATCATCTTCAGGTCTCCTTCCTTCTCAGGGTATAACAATAACACCTACTTCATAACGCTCCAGCAGGGGATAGAAGATTTCTTTAAGGACCCCAAGTATGATGTCGCCTCCGTGGTCATCAGAAACTTTAGAGAGAGTACAACTGGTCATCAGCTTCTAGTAGACCTCTTGTTATTTCCATTTAACATGGAGAGGTTTGATCAGACACAAATGAAAACTGCTATCTCTGCGTTTAGCACTCATCTATATAACCCTCCTTCAATATTTGGGCCTTACATTTTCAGTGCCGATCCGTACCCTCCGTTTTCTGGTATATATTATTGAAAAACACAACACACGCAATCTAACCCGATCTAAAACTGGTTAACTCATCTACTCTGTTTTTTGACCCACAGTAGGAGGTTCCATTTCAGTAAACATTGGCGTTATCATCGGAGTAGTAGTTGGTGTTGTGGTTCTTCTACTGTTGTTAACCATAGCTGGGATTTACGCTATTAGGCAGAAGAAGAGAGCAGAGAAAGCCACTGGTCAAAATAATCCTTTTGGTAAGAATAAATGGTTTTATTCTTACAGAAGACTTTTCTTTGATTGGTGAAAATAATGACATTGTCTCTTGCAGCCAAATGGAATACGAGTAGAAGCAGTGTTGATGCTCCGCAGCTAATGGGAGCGAAAGCATTTACTTTTGAAGAGTTGAGGAAATGCACGGACAACTTCTCAGGGGCAAATGATGTTGGAGGTGGAGGTTATGGCAAGGTTTGTATCTTTAATTACAATGGCCTCAGTTTGAACCAAGAAATTGTATTAGCTTAAATCAAATTCCAATATGATTGGTGAAACAGGTGTACAAAGGGATTCTTCCCTCTGGGAAACTCCTAGCAATCAAAAGAGCGCAACAAGGATCTTCACAAGGGGAGTTGGAATTTAAAACTGAGATTGAGCTTCTTTCAAGGGTCCATCATAAGAATGTTGTCAAGCTTTTAGGCTTTTGTTTTGATCGAAATGAACAAATGCTTGTATACGAGTACATTCCAAATGGCTCTCTTACGGACAGTCTAACAGGtagtaagagcatctccaatccCTTCGTAAATAtctctataatagcatttagaaTCAATCCATTCTAATCCAACtctatttctttaaaatatagattgctatttttcttttctaaatttttatttatttctctatAATTAGAGAttgatatttttgaataatatattgGAATAaatttcacatatattataaaattcctCTATTTtaaaggtaaaaataaaaaaaatacattggaaATGTTCTAAGAATCCATTTTCTTTTGTATACTAACCTCATTAGGTCTTATTAATTTTGATGATAATGCAGGCAAGAATGGTATTAGACTTGATTGGACAAGAAGGCTCAGAATAGCACTTGGGTCAAGCAAGGGTTTGGCTTATCTTCATGAGCTTGCTGATCCACCTATTATACACAGAGAtatcaaatcaaataatatacTACTTGATGAGAGTCTAAATGCAAAGGTTGCCGACTTTGGCCTCTCCAAACTTGTGGGAGACCCTGAGAAAAATCATGTGACAACCCAAGTGAAAGGAACTATGGTGAGTAGAGAATCATTTAGCCCTCTTTGTCGCATACATTTAAACTCATGTTATTGTTTGTGTCAGGGCTATCTGGATCCTGAGTACTACATGACGAATCAATTGACTGAGAAGAGCGATGTGTATGGGTTTGGTGTGGTGATGCTTGAGCTATTAACTGGTAAAAGTCCGATAGTGGGCGGCAAATACGTGGTGAGAGAGGTGAAGGCAAAGATGGATAAATCAAGGAACTTGTATGACCTGCAAGAATTGGTGGACACTACTATCATTGCAAACAGTGGAAATCTAAACGGGTTTGAGAAGTATGTGGATCTTGCTTTGAGATGTGTGGAGCAGGAAGGAGTGAAGAGACCATCGATGGGTGAGGTTGTCAAAGAGATTGAGAACATTATGCAACTTGCGGGTTTAGACCCTACTATTGATTCAGCGGCTAATTCGAGAACGTACGAAGAAGCAAGCAAAGGATCTGGTGATCCTTATGGCAATGAAATCCAGtgattgaactttttttttgtgaactcATAAATGATTTCTTTCTTGATGCTTCGTGATTGTGGTCTCGTAAGTGactttgttttgattaatatttctTCTCCTTTATAATTTCATCACCCTCTACAGGTTCAATTGACTCTCAAGTATTAAGGATTTTGTGGACCTATAATTCATTTGTCTGCTTGATtcgtctctttttttttttaattatcaacTTCTATATTGTTAAACGAAGTTTTGGGCGATAGAAAAATTATTTGAGAAGAACACATCATGTGTGTAATTCCTTACAATGTCTATCAAATGGTCttggtgaacaaaaaaaaagagtctatCAAATGGTCTTCTAACTGTAGGTTCTCCTTGCTTAGATTCtcaagatgtttttttttgaaacactagaTTCTCAAGATGTTTCAAATTGATTATAACATGATATGCATATTTGGAGCCTCTCATCCAGTAGCGGAGCCAGACTTAAAATTTACAGGGAGCAATCTAAGATTTGAACTTAATTATAGGGGGCAATCATAGAAATTTTACCATGTAAACCATAAAAATTATTGAATAATCAATGAAAAtgcacaaaaataaatatttcatggTGGGCAACTGCCACCCTTCctctccacctccacctcccTCCGCCACTGCTCTCATCGTTTTATGGTGGTCGTCGAAGAATATTCTTGTAGTGAAAACTCCAACAAGGAGATTATTAGACTCATGTAATAGTGAAAATTTCGACATTTGCAAAGATTTGTACGTTGAGATGAGTGTTCCAAGAAGATCCAACTCAAAACCCATCAAAAAGGGGGGTCTAATTTCAAATCCCAAAAAAACAATACCCAAAAAAATGATTCGTATATGAATAGATATCCAACTGTCTATTATATGCctaactaattttataaaaaaaataaaaaaaaattctttatcaacacttttttggtaaaaactaaactgaaaataaatgttttatgaaGATGATAAGATATTGGTGAGAAAAAAGAAAGGAgttcaaacaactccaaatGATGAAGTGAAAAGGAACATGGTGACAATATACAGTGTGAAAGAGGGCGGTTGTAAAGAGTTTGAACTGTAAGTATAAGCAGTGGTGGAGTGAGAATTTTTTCTTACCGgcgtcaaaaagaaaaaatataaaaaatgtataaaatacaaaaaaatttcaaatccgAATAAATCAACCGAACCCGAATGTATATATGAATGCCCACCCCTAAGTTACTTatcttaaaaaaatacatatatttttcaaaatgagATGGGGTCAACTAACTCCCTATTCTCTTTTAATCCGCCCATGATTATACGcaaatctcatatatatatagtaagaggTGATTGGTTGGATTGTAAcggtaaaaaaaattactatagAATTTATGCTATAAGTGTATTAGATCTAGCTGTACATTTACTAAATTAGATATTTCTACAAAGATTTTTGTTGTAGTTACGATAACTATAGCAGTAAATTATTGGCTgtactttttaaaaacaaaacatgattGGATAAATTGTGTTGTAGCTGTAAACttgtgttatttaaaaaaaaaatatatttatctaaaaataaaataaaaaccatctaaaaacaaaaactaaaaaaaaccactatctaaataataaaaataaatatctagaagaatttcataaatttattaCAATCATATCTCGAAAGTCTTCAATATATTATCGAGAATCGACCATTTGTGCATTTTCATGGTCTCTAGTCTATTAATTTGAAGAAAACATAGTACTTATAAAAGTTAAGGTTTCTTTAGGTTATCTAGCtttaaattattagtttatgaTCAAAGATTAATTTGAATATACTAAATATTTGACTATATATACGTATCTCATATGTCGATGaaaatacttttcttttttagttattaattaattttttctaCACCCCAAAAATAGTAGGGATGTAGGATTTTTGTCTAAAATGaacagaaaaattaaaaactctaactttttttttgctggaTCTTGAAAATATAAAGCTACAATTTGATTGGTGATAGTTTGTAAACTTTTGCTATACACTTTAACTTTGAAAATTAAATCCCAACCAATCAGTCGATTTATTTAAGTGCTAATATgactatcaaataatataaacataggAGAACTTCAACATATAGTATATATCATTCATGAGTGTACTTTATTAAGAAAAATCTGATCCGGAAATAGTACTAAATCCaaatcaaaacttttaactATCCGAATGAGTTCAAAATTTTGGATCTAAAGAATTAGGATCGAATCTGATCTGAATCAAAATATTATAGGTATCCGaatcattttgatatatttaaacatattagttatttttagatctaatatccaaaatatcaaaatatataacatattttagAGTTGCCTAAATTAATTGGAGATATATAcgaatagtcaaaagtaaataactaaaatagttaaataatactcaaaacatcaaaaaagtttaaaatatatattggttcTCCGtctaaatattcaagttaaatcaatttttaatgttaacttttaatatttgacatatgtattcaaatttatatgttatatattattattatttttctgttatttttatatttgagaaaattaaagtatatataaatttaattttttgaaaataatttaagcCGGTTATCCAAACTTGCAAAAATCTGAGCcaaacccgaacccgaaccgaaatttataaatatccgaatatGGTTGAAATATTCAAACCCGAAAACCGAATAAATCAACCGAACCGGAATGAATATACGAACACCCACCCCTAAGCCAGCATATTACTTAtctaaaaaattacatatatttttcaaaatgagGTGGGGTCAGTTGACCCCCCTCCCCTACCCCCTATTCAGTATTCCCTTCTTAATCCGCCCATTGAGTACAAGAAACATGGCTCAA includes:
- the LOC108823562 gene encoding leucine-rich repeat receptor protein kinase HPCA1-like isoform X2, which gives rise to MVLKMSSRIQVFMLLILTFCKFCSVSALTNPLDASALQALKSEWTRFPKNWKGSDPCGASWIGITCNNNNNVISISLGNLNLEGTLSADIASLAELQILDLTSNSNLSGSLPSNIGNLKKLTTLNLMGCGFSGQIPDSIGSLEQLTTLSLNLNKFSGTIPASIGRLSKLNWLDIADNQLEGTIPVSNGTSSPGLDMLLETEHFHFGNNTLSGDIPEKLFSSNMTLIHVLFDGNQFTGKIPSSLGLVKTLEVLRLDRNKLTGDIPSSLNNLTELNELYLADNRLTGSLPNLTSLAKLYTLDVSNNQLSFSLIPSWISTLPSLSTLRMEGIQLQGPIPILLFAPTLLQTVVLKRNQLDGTLDFGTTTYSKQLELVDLQNNEITKYYKPAANKGLQVVLADNPVCQEAGNRQSDFCRTIQHSANISVPPIVCPPPCTGQGREWSPACRCLYPITGIIIFRSPSFSGYNNNTYFITLQQGIEDFFKDPKYDVASVVIRNFRESTTGHQLLVDLLLFPFNMERFDQTQMKTAISAFSTHLYNPPSIFGPYIFSADPYPPFSGGSISVNIGVIIGVVVGVVVLLLLLTIAGIYAIRQKKRAEKATGQNNPFAKWNTSRSSVDAPQLMGAKAFTFEELRKCTDNFSGANDVGGGGYGKVYKGILPSGKLLAIKRAQQGSSQGELEFKTEIELLSRVHHKNVVKLLGFCFDRNEQMLVYEYIPNGSLTDSLTGKNGIRLDWTRRLRIALGSSKGLAYLHELADPPIIHRDIKSNNILLDESLNAKVADFGLSKLVGDPEKNHVTTQVKGTMGYLDPEYYMTNQLTEKSDVYGFGVVMLELLTGKSPIVGGKYVVREVKAKMDKSRNLYDLQELVDTTIIANSGNLNGFEKYVDLALRCVEQEGVKRPSMGEVVKEIENIMQLAGLDPTIDSAANSRTYEEASKGSGDPYGNEIQ
- the LOC108823562 gene encoding leucine-rich repeat receptor protein kinase HPCA1-like isoform X1; the protein is MVLKMSSRIQVFMLLILTFCKFCSVSALTNPLDASALQALKSEWTRFPKNWKGSDPCGASWIGITCNNNNNVISISLGNLNLEGTLSADIASLAELQILDLTSNSNLSGSLPSNIGNLKKLTTLNLMGCGFSGQIPDSIGSLEQLTTLSLNLNKFSGTIPASIGRLSKLNWLDIADNQLEGTIPVSNGTSSPGLDMLLETEHFHFGNNTLSGDIPEKLFSSNMTLIHVLFDGNQFTGKIPSSLGLVKTLEVLRLDRNKLTGDIPSSLNNLTELNELYLADNRLTGSLPNLTSLAKLYTLDVSNNQLSFSLIPSWISTLPSLSTLRMEGIQLQGPIPILLFAPTLLQTVVLKRNQLDGTLDFGTTTYSKQLELVDLQNNEITKYYKPAANKGLQVVLADNPVCQEAGNRQSDFCRTIQHSANISVPPIVCPPPCTGQGREWSPACRCLYPITGIIIFRSPSFSGYNNNTYFITLQQGIEDFFKDPKYDVASVVIRNFRESTTGHQLLVDLLLFPFNMERFDQTQMKTAISAFSTHLYNPPSIFGPYIFSADPYPPFSVGGSISVNIGVIIGVVVGVVVLLLLLTIAGIYAIRQKKRAEKATGQNNPFAKWNTSRSSVDAPQLMGAKAFTFEELRKCTDNFSGANDVGGGGYGKVYKGILPSGKLLAIKRAQQGSSQGELEFKTEIELLSRVHHKNVVKLLGFCFDRNEQMLVYEYIPNGSLTDSLTGKNGIRLDWTRRLRIALGSSKGLAYLHELADPPIIHRDIKSNNILLDESLNAKVADFGLSKLVGDPEKNHVTTQVKGTMGYLDPEYYMTNQLTEKSDVYGFGVVMLELLTGKSPIVGGKYVVREVKAKMDKSRNLYDLQELVDTTIIANSGNLNGFEKYVDLALRCVEQEGVKRPSMGEVVKEIENIMQLAGLDPTIDSAANSRTYEEASKGSGDPYGNEIQ